One Glycine max cultivar Williams 82 chromosome 8, Glycine_max_v4.0, whole genome shotgun sequence genomic window, ACACACTTATGTTTCCTCGCACTCAGCAACATGTGTACGACGAAAACCATTATGTCTCATTTATTGCAATCGCAATATTTAATCGTTCGCCATAAACAAAGGAAGTAAGGAGCTGTAGTACAACCTCTTCAGCTGACAACTCTGCACCACAGCTGATGCAAACACTTTCGTTATGTTAATGTATCCATCATACACGTGTGTTACTCTCATGACTCTCTAGGAGTTGTTTCTCGTGGTCGTGGATGAATCTTCTACAAACCCTCTTATTTCCTCACTCGCATATTTTCATGAGTTTCTTTCTCATCTGGTTATGTTGTTCTGCTGATTCTGGCGTCTCTGTGCTTTACACGGCATTGTTTTGGGATTCATGCTAAGAAAAAGGTAGGTAAGTATGAAACCATGAATTCCTCTTGTGCGCTTAATGTTGCATTTTCTTTaccgtgtgtgtgtgtgttttttttttccataaagaAGATGCAAAAGATGGGGAGTGTATGGTTTTATCAAATCCGAGTGTGAATAATAAAGGAGTATAGCTttaaatgtttgaaaaaaaaatattaaggaataacaaaaaaaaaaggagaaaagaagtGTGTTTTTACAGGCTGAAATCTTCAGCTAGcgttaattttttcttcattttttccttcaacTTTCACAATTTCCATATTTCTTGTATAATTTCTGTGTTGTACTTATATCCCTTATGATTTCAGTGGAGATTCACTCACTGATCAACTCTGTCGATAAATGGTTATTGCGAGAATCAAGTCTAACAACTATACAAATAGTTTAGTTTAcaatatttattgttaaatgTTGGTGATCTAgacatgttttttttcctcGGTTGATGTTTCTTTGATGTATCTTCATTTTGGATGACTTTGTTGATGGGGACTGATTTTATAAGTAATACTTAACTTCTTATGTTTCAGTGGGacaaacaaatattatttctatCTGCAGTAAAACTTTGAGGTTCAAAGGGGACTAAACCACGTAAGTATtctacaaaaatttattaagaattgaCGTGTATTAGAATGTAAACAACTTCTCAGTTAGTTAATGAAATTTATGTGACAGAATATCACCACGACTCAATCATGTATAGATCATTTCTGAGATGTGATGATCCAAAAGGAGTAGTACAATGTGGAACAATCAGGAAATACAGGACTCGTTCTCACAAAGTGAAGgacaagacaagaatccaaaaGACAGGCGAAAACTTGGAGACATCCTTGTCCTTGATGAACAAAAGATACAAAGAAGACAAAAAGGTCTTAAAAGGATGTGATGGAAATCTCATTGGTCCATCATCTTTGCAGCTCACACAAGTCTACGGAGGGGATCAAAGTTTGAAAAACATGCTAAATTCATGGTCTAGAGATATTATGTGTGATGGAAAGTCTGAAGACATTGCAAAAGGAGCTCTTGGTCTGCAAGACTCTCTAATCATGCTTCGCAAGTTGCAAGAGGAGGCTTCACCACATTCAGCTTCTTTTAGGAGAAAACGGACTATGAAACCTGTAAGAGACAGAATTGATGCAAAGATGGTTGGTAGAACGCAGGCTAAACCATTTGGGGAACAAAGTAATCCAAAGGGGTTTCAAAGACCACAGCCTTCAGCTGGTGGTTCTTCAAGTAATTGCCAAGAGGAACTTAAGAAGGTGATTAAGGAGAGTTTGGTTAGGCAAAATATGTTTCCAAAGACCTCTGAAAGATTAAATTCAGGCTCAGAAACTTTTTCTACCAGCACAAGCCAATATTCTGCTGTCAGGACTAACAGCCTTTTTGATCCTTCTTTGTCAGTAATAGCTTCAAAGATGGAAAGAGGACCAGGCCTAATTTTCAAGCTGATGGGTTTAGAAGAAGCCCCCTCAAAATCATTTCCAGCTGTTAAGCAGAAACAGTTGGATAGTGAGATAGATACGTCAAAGGTAAGAAAGAATGATTCTGTAGCTGAGAAGGTTAATCCAGAAAAAAAGGCCCTGAGGGAAACTCTTGACACCAAACATTTCAAAGGAATTTTGAAGGAGAGTTTTGTCGAAGAGCCCAAGCTTCATGTGCATCATTTCAATGATACACATTCTAAGCAGTTTGGTGATTTATCTCAAATTGCACTTATGAAACCTCAATGTACTCTTTACCAGGAATCAGTAAAAAGTACCTATATGCCAGTTCCTCCAAAAGAGTTACCCATAACAAAACTGAAACCAGAAATAGCCTCTTCCAAAACTATCAAACATAGAAAAGGTTCCAGTTCTACCACCATGGGAAAAGAAGAGGTTATGAAACTGGATGCAAAAGGAATCAATCCTGTTGAAGAATCATCAGGTAAGGTAAAGCTGTATTGTTACATTGGTCACACATCACAGGTAAATGAGACAATTGGTCAAAATTGGAAGGTACAGACCATTAGTAGAAAACAGCCAGAGAAGGATATCTCACAACCTAGAATTGTGACAACAAGACCTCAATATCAACGAGGAATCCCCTCCACAAAATTGAGGAAGCTAAAAAGTGGGTCCAGAATCGACAAGAATGAGATTTCTTGCTTAAAGAGAACAGGTTCAATCAACATCTCCActcaaaatactaataattcCAAGGACCTTAATATtgagattaaaatattgattctGTGGTAGATTCCTTAACAGGTATAAAGAATCGGATGATGAACCAAAGCCCAGTTGCTGAGCCTGAACCAGCTAAACTAACTGTAAGTTTATTCTTTACTGTATATTTTATCACTATAGGAATCTAAACGTAGAAACTACTTTGTTGAAAACAATGTTTGGATTGTAAAATCATTAATGAATGAATTAAGCAAGACCTTCAATCTGAGTCTGAATTTACAATTCTTCTGCACAGGTTGAACAAATCAGGAAGGGAGAAGAGCAAAAAGTTTACACTGAGATTAGTGCACTAGAAGATGAACTCCTGAATGTGTGTGAAGCAGATGCCTACATAAATAAGATTGGAGGTAAGCTTCTCAAGTTATTACTACTGACACAATTGAAATGAAACTCAAAATGCACTCGTTGTGCTCCTTCTTTGCATTTAGCATTGTCAAAGATATGAAAGTAAACacattattataatttctaatgTCCGATTCAAACCAAAAGTTGTACTACTACCCTCCATTTTTGCTGGGGCTTCTTCTCCTCTGTCTAGTGGCCTTAGCCCCCCCTTctatattaaaatagttatatgAAGTTTCATAGCTCAGTGAAGAAATTGTGTGAAAAAGAGAGTTACTTGATCTATTTTTTGCTTGGATCATAAGTATAGAGTAATAATTAATCCCTTTCATGTGAAAATGGTAATGTTAAGCATTTGTCAAATAgctttatattgtttttatcatAACATTACACCTAGTAATGCATTGAAAGCTTATTCATCCCATGACAAGCATTTTGATTCTGTCTTTACGTGACTTATTTCTCTAATATTGATGTCACAGAAAAATACAAGCAGAGGAAGAGTTTTTCAGGCGATGACATTATTATGCTGCTCAAGTCTGAACATGAAAATAATGCTATCACTGCTTATAGCATTAACGCTGATAAAGAGGGGACTGAGCtgaaacattttcttttaaccAGTCCATCATTCATTGGACATGCAAAGAAGCTCTTCAATCTTGAAGTTGATTGTCCCAACACCCTACAAAAGGATGAAACTATTTACAGCATGGCAAATCTCAGGCTTTATTTGGATTGCACGTATGAACTCGCTGAGCGTAAAAGCCTTCAAGAGTCACAAGTAGTTCGTTCTTTCTTGCTCGCTTGTGGAGGGAACTCAAGATTACACTTCTCCTTAGGCAGGTTGGTTGAAGAAATCTGTGATGGCATTGAGAATCTGAAATTTTACAAAGAAGATTCCGGGGAGGAAGTTTTTGCAGGCAATGATGTCTTTGCAATGATGGAGAAAGACATGAAGTGCAATGGAGAGATAAACAGTATGTGGGAGAAGGGTTGGAGGCGAGGATTTTCTGCAGATGAGGCTGAACTAGTTGTCAATAAAATAGAGATCCTGCTTATGAGTGGATTAATTGAGGaggtttttataaatttatgattaaatcacATTTCAGTATCTTCACCAGTTCAACTTGTAGATAATAAGAACTGACTATACAAGAGTTGAATGTTAAAACAGTTGTCTTATAGTTGCATAGTAGTTTTGGAATGAAAAGTTAGTaatctataaatattatttctacCATTGGCGTTGGATACACATTTTTAACACGATAACACCTCATGTAATATGTGTTTGACATTCTATCAAGTGCATAAGCAAAGAAATTTGTTTTAGTGGTTCAGACGCTCGAACCAAGCTTTCATttgaatgtataatttttttataatgatcgCATGAGGCTAGAACTTATGAATTCATACGTAGTAATATTCAAAACTAACAGATTCTAGTGAATTTTTAAACGCACAATTGAAAACAGTTGCATAGTTGCCTAGTTTTGGTATGAACAGTTTTTAGTAATCTTATTCTTTGATCACAAATACTCCTACAATTGGCGCTGGACACATTTTTAACTCGACAACACCTCGTGTGTAATGTGTGACATTATTTCAAGGGTCTAATTCAAAAATTATTGTTTAGTGGTTCCTAAACTTGAACCAAACTTTCATTTGAATGCGAATATATAAGGTTAGCTCAattgatgtttttaataatattaatcaactaatatttatcgataaaaaaaatttgtttgagtgacttaataaaaaaatttcattaggaTGTACACTTTAAAAcactaaataatatataaaatatttaacaactaTTATACACACttgttataaataaaagaacacaTCCCATTGcaaaataattctatttttgCCACGAAGAAGAAatgaatattcatatatatatatatatatatatatatatatatatatatatatatatatatatatatatatattggaaaaaaaagaaaaagaaacgaaTAAAGctcagacaattttattttattattattcttttttcacATGAAGCAGAGACAGTATCTTAACTACAGTTCGATTGATACACGTATTCGCATAGGTGAATCCAGAGTCGTCGAAAAGTTCCATTTGAGAGACAAGATGATGAAAACACTTCAACAGCCATCATACATAGTTCTTCCATTCAAAGCTGTAACATCTAAAATATTCTGATGGTGCATGGAAGCAAAATCAGATCAAGAGGGatcaattaaaaacttatcctgCAT contains:
- the LOC102667535 gene encoding uncharacterized protein isoform X2 yields the protein MYRSFLRCDDPKGVVQCGTIRKYRTRSHKVKDKTRIQKTGENLETSLSLMNKRYKEDKKVLKGCDGNLIGPSSLQLTQVYGGDQSLKNMLNSWSRDIMCDGKSEDIAKGALGLQDSLIMLRKLQEEASPHSASFRRKRTMKPVRDRIDAKMVGRTQAKPFGEQSNPKGFQRPQPSAGGSSSNCQEELKKVIKESLVRQNMFPKTSERLNSGSETFSTSTSQYSAVRTNSLFDPSLSVIASKMERGPGLIFKLMGLEEAPSKSFPAVKQKQLDSEIDTSKVRKNDSVAEKVNPEKKALRETLDTKHFKGILKESFVEEPKLHVHHFNDTHSKQFGDLSQIALMKPQCTLYQESVKSTYMPVPPKELPITKLKPEIASSKTIKHRKGSSSTTMGKEEVMKLDAKGINPVEESSGKVKLYCYIGHTSQVNETIGQNWKVQTISRKQPEKDISQPRIVTTRPQYQRGIPSTKLRKLKSGSRIDKNEISCLKRTGIKNRMMNQSPVAEPEPAKLTVEQIRKGEEQKVYTEISALEDELLNVCEADAYINKIGEKYKQRKSFSGDDIIMLLKSEHENNAITAYSINADKEGTELKHFLLTSPSFIGHAKKLFNLEVDCPNTLQKDETIYSMANLRLYLDCTYELAERKSLQESQVVRSFLLACGGNSRLHFSLGRLVEEICDGIENLKFYKEDSGEEVFAGNDVFAMMEKDMKCNGEINSMWEKGWRRGFSADEAELVVNKIEILLMSGLIEEVFINL
- the LOC102667535 gene encoding uncharacterized protein isoform X1; this encodes MYRSFLRCDDPKGVVQCGTIRKYRTRSHKVKDKTRIQKTGENLETSLSLMNKRYKEDKKVLKGCDGNLIGPSSLQLTQVYGGDQSLKNMLNSWSRDIMCDGKSEDIAKGALGLQDSLIMLRKLQEEASPHSASFRRKRTMKPVRDRIDAKMVGRTQAKPFGEQSNPKGFQRPQPSAGGSSSNCQEELKKVIKESLVRQNMFPKTSERLNSGSETFSTSTSQYSAVRTNSLFDPSLSVIASKMERGPGLIFKLMGLEEAPSKSFPAVKQKQLDSEIDTSKVRKNDSVAEKVNPEKKALRETLDTKHFKGILKESFVEEPKLHVHHFNDTHSKQFGDLSQIALMKPQCTLYQESVKSTYMPVPPKELPITKLKPEIASSKTIKHRKGSSSTTMGKEEVMKLDAKGINPVEESSGKVKLYCYIGHTSQVNETIGQNWKVQTISRKQPEKDISQPRIVTTRPQYQRGIPSTKLRKLKSGSRIDKNEISCLKRTDSLTGIKNRMMNQSPVAEPEPAKLTVEQIRKGEEQKVYTEISALEDELLNVCEADAYINKIGEKYKQRKSFSGDDIIMLLKSEHENNAITAYSINADKEGTELKHFLLTSPSFIGHAKKLFNLEVDCPNTLQKDETIYSMANLRLYLDCTYELAERKSLQESQVVRSFLLACGGNSRLHFSLGRLVEEICDGIENLKFYKEDSGEEVFAGNDVFAMMEKDMKCNGEINSMWEKGWRRGFSADEAELVVNKIEILLMSGLIEEVFINL